One Echeneis naucrates chromosome 1, fEcheNa1.1, whole genome shotgun sequence DNA segment encodes these proteins:
- the LOC115044472 gene encoding zinc finger protein GLIS2-like translates to MVKCHLLFESLQDLVDHINDFHVKPEKDSGYCCHWEGCARNGRGFNARYKMLIHIRTHTNEKPHHCPTCNKSFSRLENLKIHTRSHTGEKPYICPYEGCSKRYSNSSDRFKHTRTHYVDKPYYCKMAGCLKRYTDPSSLRKHIKAHGHFVAQEQGAPSRLGSGLGLPGHQSPAELPPIGGAHIILPGAAAALLGGLGTSLPLSAFCHARALGHPGAPLFSVGGGSSMGPLGLSDSPLLHFGLSAASMLGLGALGGLGRMAGKEIEGEEEDEEGEEGEVLNLSAAVGPRRGDPLSWVVVPPRALLLKPAVVS, encoded by the exons ATGGTGAAg TGCCACCTGCTGTTCGAGTCTCTGCAGGACTTGGTGGATCACATCAACGACTTCCACGTCAAACCTGAAAAGGATTCTGGCTACTGTTGCCACTGGGAGGGCTGTGCCCGAAACGGGCGTGGGTTCAATGCCAG ATATAAAATGCTGATTCACATCCGCACGCATACCAATGAGAAACCACACCATTGTCCCACCTGCAACAAGAGCTTCTCACGACTGGAGAACCTGAAGATACACACTCGCTCACATACAG GAGAAAAACCCTACATCTGTCCTTATGAGGGCTGCAGCAAACGTTACTCCAACTCTAGTGACCGCTTCAAACACACCCGCACCCATTATGTTGATAAGCCATACTACTGCAAGATGGCCGGCTGTCTGAAGCGCTACACGGATCCCAGCTCGCTACGCAAGCACATCAAGGCCCACGGTCACTTTGTCGCCCAAGAGCAAGGTGCTCCAAGCAGGCTGGGGTCAGGGCTGGGCCTACCTGGGCACCAGAGCCCCGCCGAGCTGCCCCCCATAGGCGGAGCCCACATCATCCTACCCGGGGCTGCCGCAGCTCTCCTTGGAGGTCTCGGGACCTCTTTGCCCCTCTCTGCCTTCTGCCACGCCAGAGCCCTGGGGCACCCCGGGGCACCGCTCTTCTCTGTAGGAGGGGGCAGCAGCATGGGGCCGCTCGGCCTCTCAGACTCCCCCCTGTTACATTTTGGACTCTCAGCTGCCTCCATGTTGGGTTTGGGAGCTCTTGGCGGTCTGGGGAGGATGGCTGGGAAGGAGATagaaggtgaagaggaggacgaggaaggagaggagggggaagtGCTGAACCTGTCTGCAGCGGTGGGGCCCAGGCGTGGAGACCCTTTGTCCTGGGTGGTTGTTCCCCCCAGGGCGCTCCTCCTCAAACCAGCTGTTGTCAGCTAG
- the LOC115044536 gene encoding globoside alpha-1,3-N-acetylgalactosaminyltransferase 1-like, whose amino-acid sequence MYHSVSRTNIFIIFAFLCIFLGLKYAQPNTQKGRTDVNTVTNWNVPLVWEGTFDPALIDDMYKKMDPRVAVVVFAVGKYTRFLKNFLDSGEKHFLIDFRVTYYIFTDNEKDVPKIELGKGRNITIITVPSAMRWQDVVLGRMKWATIIIDKQIRDEADYLFMMDVDSVFHNRFGAESLSQLSAVLHRGYYKNTDRDRFPYERRPESKAYIPAGEGDYYYTAAVWGGYMEDMYRLVRYCYEQSEEDAKNKIEAVWQEESHLNRYLLYNKPTKVLSPEYLWSDYDQVPSDIKVVRISQLVKNYAEVRPNGGN is encoded by the exons ATGTATCACTCGGTTTCCAGGACcaatattttcatcatttttgcGTTTCTCTGCATCTTTTTGGG ATTAAAGTATGCTCAGCCTAATACACAAAAAGG ACGCACTGATGTGAACACAGTGACAAACTGGAATGTGCCTTTGGTCTGGGAGGGAACCTTTGATCCAGCCCTTATTGATGATATGTATAAGAAAATGGACCCAAGAGTCGCTGTGGTGGTGTTTGCTGTCGGCAA ATATACTCGCTTCCTGAAGAACTTCTTAGATTCAGGTGAAAAGCACTTTCTAATTGACTTCAGGGTGACTTACTACATCTTCACAGACAATGAAAAAGATGTCCCTAAA ATTGAACTGGGCAAGGGCCGCAACATCACCATTATCACTGTCCCCAGTGCGATGCGCTGGCAGGATGTTGTACTGGGAAGGATGAAATGGGCTACCATCATTATTGACAAGCAG ATCCGTGATGAAGCAGATTATCTTTTTATGATGGACGTTGACAGTGTCTTCCACAACCGCTTTGGAGCTGAGTCCCTCAGCCAGCTGTCTGCTGTGCTTCATCGGGGATATTACAAG AATACAGACAGGGATAGGTTTCCATATGAGCGTAGGCCAGAGTCCAAGGCATACATTCCCGCTGGTGAAGGAGATTACTATTACACTGCTGCTGTCTGGGGTGGATACATGGAAGACATGTACAGACTGGTCAG ATACTGCTACGAGCAGTCCGAGGAGGACGCTAAGAATAAGATTGAAGCTGTTTGGCAGGAAGAGAGTCATCTAAACAG GTACCTGTTGTACAACAAACCAACCAAGGTCTTGTCTCCTGAGTACTTATGGTCAGACTATGATCAGGTCCCAAGTGACATTAAAGTTGTCAGGATCTCCCAGCTAGTAAAGAACTATGCAGAGGTGCGGCCAAATGGTGgcaattga